One window of Gloeothece citriformis PCC 7424 genomic DNA carries:
- the urtD gene encoding urea ABC transporter ATP-binding protein UrtD, which yields MNPKILEIKNLTVNFDGFKALNSLNFSMETGELRVIIGPNGAGKTTFLDVITGKVQPTIGQVLFKGRNLQNLSEHQIARLGIGRKFQTPRVYQNLTVRENLDLACNKNKNVFSTLFSRPPAVEYRQVGGLLETIGLIPKADLAAALLSHGEKQRLEIGMLVAQSPDLLLVDEPVAGLTDEETENVGNLLLALAESHSIIVIEHDMEFVRQIARRVTVLHQGSVLCEGTMDEVQNDPRVIEVYLGCPTH from the coding sequence ATGAACCCAAAAATCCTAGAAATAAAAAACCTAACCGTAAACTTTGATGGATTCAAAGCCCTCAATAGCTTAAACTTCAGCATGGAAACCGGAGAACTGCGAGTCATTATCGGCCCAAATGGTGCAGGAAAAACAACCTTTTTAGACGTAATCACCGGCAAAGTTCAACCCACCATAGGACAAGTTTTATTCAAAGGGCGTAACTTACAAAACCTATCAGAACATCAAATAGCCCGTTTAGGAATAGGGCGTAAATTTCAAACCCCAAGAGTTTATCAAAACCTAACCGTCAGAGAAAATTTAGATTTAGCCTGTAATAAAAACAAAAATGTATTTTCTACCCTATTTAGTCGTCCCCCTGCTGTTGAATATCGTCAAGTAGGAGGACTATTAGAAACCATAGGATTAATCCCTAAAGCAGACTTAGCGGCGGCTTTACTTTCTCATGGGGAAAAACAACGCTTAGAAATTGGGATGTTAGTCGCCCAGTCTCCCGATTTATTATTAGTTGATGAACCCGTCGCTGGGTTAACCGATGAAGAGACAGAAAATGTAGGCAATTTATTATTAGCATTAGCGGAAAGTCATTCGATTATTGTCATTGAACATGATATGGAATTTGTCCGACAAATTGCCCGCCGAGTTACCGTATTACATCAGGGTTCAGTATTATGTGAGGGAACAATGGATGAAGTGCAAAATGATCCGCGAGTGATTGAAGTTTATTTAGGATGCCCAACTCATTAA
- a CDS encoding fasciclin domain-containing protein codes for MKRQTSLNKIIAFATAIVGLGFLSAVPVSAQTQSEETFRLAQTMNQDDINRGNTNQGDINQDNITPGINQNEMNQGEMNQSDINQGETNQANMNIVQVASNSESFNTLVRAAQEAGLEDTLANQGPYTLFAPTEEAFNELPDGAVDYLLQPENRDLLRQVLTYHVVPGSITANQLSTGTVDALGGGLAVRVTDDRVIVNNASVINPNIQASNGVIHGINRVLMPASLRNQIINAVNAQ; via the coding sequence ATGAAAAGACAAACAAGCTTAAATAAAATCATCGCTTTTGCGACAGCAATAGTCGGTCTAGGCTTTCTCAGTGCGGTACCGGTTTCGGCACAAACCCAATCAGAGGAGACTTTTCGGCTAGCCCAAACCATGAATCAGGACGATATCAACCGGGGTAATACGAACCAAGGGGATATCAACCAGGACAATATCACTCCCGGCATCAACCAAAATGAGATGAACCAAGGTGAGATGAACCAAAGTGATATCAACCAGGGTGAAACCAACCAGGCTAATATGAACATAGTTCAAGTTGCTTCTAACAGTGAGTCTTTTAATACTTTAGTTAGAGCAGCACAAGAAGCAGGATTAGAAGACACCTTGGCTAATCAAGGCCCTTACACCCTGTTTGCTCCCACCGAAGAAGCGTTTAATGAGTTACCGGATGGTGCAGTAGACTATTTACTACAACCGGAAAATCGAGATTTACTCAGACAAGTTTTAACGTATCATGTTGTTCCGGGTTCAATTACCGCTAATCAATTGTCTACGGGTACTGTAGATGCTTTAGGAGGCGGTTTAGCAGTAAGAGTAACCGACGATCGAGTGATTGTTAATAATGCTAGCGTCATCAATCCTAATATTCAAGCGAGTAATGGAGTGATTCATGGTATTAATCGTGTTTTAATGCCCGCCTCACTACGCAATCAAATTATTAACGCTGTAAATGCTCAATAA
- a CDS encoding glycosyltransferase family 2 protein has protein sequence MSDTNADIKYSLIIPIYNEEEIILEMYRRVSAIMAQLDESVELILINDGSRDNSLNLIRDLHTRDPRVCYLSFARNFGHQIAVTAGLNFARGQAIIILDADLQDPPELIPTLIQKWQQGYEVVYAQRLKRKNEGWFKRLTAYVFYRILRRLADVDIPSDTGDFCLMDRKVVDLLNAMPEQNRYIRGLRAWVGFRQTAVEFEREPRFAGEVKYTFSKSFSLALNSLISFSKVPLRLSSYLGLLSAGVALLMAILVLYWRLYQPNSPVTGLATIMIAIFFLGSVQLICLGILGEYIGRIYEEIKGRPLYTLAEVAGFTHFESNSVVSKSSSDRHQSFN, from the coding sequence TTGAGTGATACTAATGCTGACATCAAATATTCCTTAATTATCCCCATCTATAATGAGGAAGAAATTATATTAGAAATGTATCGTCGAGTCAGTGCAATTATGGCTCAACTCGATGAATCGGTAGAATTGATTTTAATTAATGATGGGAGTCGGGATAATTCCCTAAATTTAATACGAGATCTTCACACCCGCGATCCTAGAGTGTGTTATTTAAGTTTTGCTCGTAATTTTGGACATCAGATCGCTGTCACCGCCGGGTTGAATTTTGCCAGAGGACAAGCGATAATTATTCTCGATGCCGATCTTCAAGATCCTCCTGAGTTGATCCCTACCTTGATTCAAAAGTGGCAACAAGGATATGAAGTCGTTTATGCTCAACGTCTGAAACGAAAAAACGAAGGATGGTTTAAACGCCTAACCGCTTATGTTTTTTATCGAATCTTGAGACGGTTAGCGGATGTAGATATTCCCTCGGATACTGGGGATTTTTGTTTAATGGATCGCAAAGTAGTAGATTTACTCAATGCTATGCCCGAACAAAACCGCTATATTCGGGGGTTAAGAGCATGGGTAGGCTTTCGTCAGACGGCGGTTGAGTTTGAGAGAGAACCCCGTTTTGCTGGAGAAGTCAAATATACGTTTAGTAAGTCTTTTTCCCTCGCCCTTAATAGTTTAATCTCTTTTTCTAAAGTTCCTCTACGTCTTTCGAGTTATTTAGGGTTATTGTCGGCAGGAGTTGCCCTCTTGATGGCCATTTTAGTCCTGTATTGGCGTTTATATCAACCCAATTCCCCAGTTACCGGATTAGCTACCATTATGATTGCTATTTTCTTTTTAGGTTCAGTGCAATTAATTTGTCTGGGAATCTTAGGAGAATATATTGGGCGCATTTATGAAGAGATTAAAGGAAGACCTCTCTATACTCTAGCAGAAGTGGCCGGATTTACCCATTTTGAGTCAAACTCTGTCGTCTCCAAGTCAAGCAGCGATCGCCACCAATCTTTTAATTGA
- the recJ gene encoding single-stranded-DNA-specific exonuclease RecJ produces the protein MKLPNQRWIISSPDPKIVEQLVQTTGLLPLMAQVLVNREINTPELAQVYLEPESQLLPQPLEEFPDLGVSVELLQDAIASQDKIVICGDYDADGMTSTALLLRALKHLGADVDYAIPSRMKEGYGINTRIVEDCASSGVGLILTVDNGISAYEPIARAIDLGLSVIITDHHDLPEKLPPADAILNPKLLPESSPYRGLAGVGVAYILAVTTAQNLGLLKGLTDQLLELFTLGTIADLAPLVGVNRRWLKRGLRKLPKSQLAGIQALIQMAGVSEEQKQLQPDDIGFKLGPRINAIGRIGDPQLVIELLTTDEEGLALERAMQCEQINQKRQQLCKKIEEEAINLIETLPVNWQQDRVLVIVQPHWHHGVIGIVASRLVERYGAPVFIGTYEEEEPEKIRGSARGIEEFHVFEALEFCDDLLGKYGGHKAAGGFSLPIQNLEAFKERLSRFAHQCLKPEYLKPLIKIDAQTDFKQLTPYLYQQIDNLQPWGIGNDFPVFWTANVKLIEQRIVGQKHLKLVLAQEDGTEIKAIAWRWADYFPLPTCLDIAYKLKENHWNGNTTIELEIIGIRLPQNIRATKKAVFQHQGREYACSFWESLNELRIRNAQGKVLAVNRGKRIGLLGTNRDNAQEVDVTQPHYYQLIKAAMAALNMEK, from the coding sequence ATGAAATTGCCTAATCAGCGTTGGATTATATCATCCCCTGATCCTAAAATTGTAGAGCAATTAGTACAAACCACCGGACTTTTACCGCTCATGGCGCAAGTATTAGTCAACCGAGAGATTAATACTCCCGAATTAGCACAAGTTTATCTTGAACCGGAATCACAACTTTTGCCTCAACCCCTCGAAGAATTTCCCGACTTAGGGGTTAGTGTAGAATTGCTTCAAGATGCGATCGCTTCTCAAGATAAAATCGTCATCTGTGGAGATTATGACGCGGATGGAATGACTAGCACAGCCCTATTATTACGCGCTTTAAAGCATTTAGGGGCAGATGTGGATTATGCCATTCCCTCTCGGATGAAAGAGGGTTATGGGATTAATACCCGTATTGTAGAAGACTGTGCTAGCTCAGGGGTAGGATTAATTTTAACCGTTGATAATGGAATTTCGGCTTATGAACCGATTGCTAGGGCGATAGATTTAGGATTAAGTGTAATTATTACCGATCATCATGATTTACCGGAAAAATTACCTCCGGCAGATGCCATTCTCAATCCTAAATTACTGCCAGAATCTTCACCTTATCGAGGATTAGCCGGGGTAGGAGTTGCCTATATTTTAGCGGTGACAACGGCGCAAAATTTGGGATTATTAAAAGGGTTAACGGATCAACTTTTAGAGTTATTTACTTTAGGAACAATTGCTGATTTAGCCCCATTAGTTGGGGTTAACCGACGGTGGTTAAAACGGGGACTCCGAAAACTCCCTAAATCACAATTAGCAGGGATACAAGCTTTAATTCAAATGGCCGGAGTCAGTGAAGAACAAAAACAATTACAACCGGATGATATAGGGTTTAAATTGGGGCCAAGAATTAATGCTATTGGACGAATTGGCGATCCTCAATTGGTGATCGAATTACTCACCACTGATGAGGAAGGACTGGCTTTAGAAAGGGCAATGCAATGTGAACAAATTAACCAAAAACGTCAACAATTATGTAAAAAAATCGAAGAAGAAGCGATTAATTTAATTGAAACCTTACCGGTCAATTGGCAACAGGATCGAGTTTTGGTTATTGTTCAACCTCACTGGCATCATGGAGTGATTGGAATTGTGGCCTCTCGGTTAGTAGAACGGTATGGTGCGCCGGTTTTTATTGGCACTTATGAGGAAGAAGAACCGGAAAAAATTAGGGGTTCAGCGAGAGGTATTGAAGAATTTCACGTTTTTGAAGCGTTAGAATTTTGTGATGATTTATTAGGAAAATATGGAGGGCATAAAGCCGCCGGTGGATTTAGTTTACCGATCCAAAATTTAGAGGCTTTTAAAGAACGGTTAAGTCGGTTTGCTCATCAATGTCTTAAACCTGAATATTTAAAACCTTTAATTAAAATTGATGCCCAGACTGATTTTAAACAATTAACTCCTTATTTATATCAGCAGATAGATAATTTACAACCTTGGGGAATCGGTAATGATTTTCCGGTTTTTTGGACGGCTAATGTTAAATTGATTGAGCAAAGAATTGTAGGACAAAAGCATCTTAAGTTAGTTTTAGCTCAAGAAGACGGAACAGAAATAAAAGCGATCGCTTGGCGTTGGGCTGACTATTTTCCTTTACCCACTTGTTTAGACATTGCCTACAAATTAAAAGAAAATCATTGGAATGGGAATACAACCATTGAATTAGAAATAATAGGAATAAGACTCCCGCAAAATATTCGGGCGACGAAAAAAGCCGTATTTCAGCATCAAGGTAGAGAGTATGCCTGTAGTTTTTGGGAATCTTTAAATGAATTGAGAATTAGAAATGCTCAAGGAAAAGTATTAGCCGTGAACCGAGGAAAACGAATCGGATTATTAGGAACTAACCGAGATAATGCCCAAGAAGTAGATGTGACTCAACCTCATTATTATCAATTAATTAAAGCAGCAATGGCAGCCTTAAATATGGAAAAATAA
- a CDS encoding amino acid ABC transporter substrate-binding protein yields the protein MYKQFAITAITLLLTVTSQAPSWAGRVLDRIRQTGVITAGARTDAIPFGYKNEKGEWVGYSLDILELIRQETEKQLGKPIKLQLVEVTPENRFTKIKDQSIDIECGSTTVTWAREKEVDFSVSYFASGTKLLVKKGSQLETVESLAGMRIGVIPNTTNEKAIKFQQPAAQLVTVKDRLEGLQKLEKGEIDGFASDGIILEGLKQTASNSNALEIVPEYPYMYESYACVIPQDESQWRDLVNYSLIQYMGGIVSDQQSAVSIYERWFGFNGKVPYSRENINSYFQGIIDTYEWIPLIDY from the coding sequence ATGTATAAACAATTTGCCATAACCGCGATAACCCTACTCTTAACCGTAACCAGTCAAGCCCCCAGTTGGGCAGGGAGAGTTTTAGATAGAATTAGACAAACGGGTGTTATTACTGCTGGGGCGAGAACAGATGCTATCCCCTTTGGCTATAAGAATGAAAAGGGAGAATGGGTAGGCTATTCCCTCGATATATTAGAATTAATCCGCCAAGAAACGGAAAAACAACTCGGAAAACCGATTAAACTACAATTAGTAGAAGTCACCCCGGAAAATCGCTTTACAAAAATCAAAGACCAAAGTATAGATATAGAATGTGGCTCAACGACCGTTACTTGGGCTAGAGAAAAAGAAGTTGATTTTTCGGTCAGTTATTTTGCATCGGGAACAAAACTTTTAGTCAAAAAAGGCAGTCAATTAGAAACTGTTGAATCTTTAGCCGGTATGAGAATAGGTGTAATTCCCAATACTACCAACGAAAAAGCGATTAAATTTCAACAACCCGCCGCTCAATTAGTAACCGTAAAAGACCGGTTAGAGGGATTACAAAAATTAGAAAAAGGAGAAATCGATGGGTTTGCTAGTGATGGCATTATTTTAGAAGGATTAAAACAAACTGCCTCTAATTCTAACGCCTTAGAAATTGTTCCGGAATATCCTTATATGTATGAATCCTATGCTTGTGTGATCCCTCAAGATGAATCTCAATGGAGAGATTTAGTTAATTATAGTTTAATTCAATATATGGGAGGGATCGTCAGCGATCAACAATCTGCTGTTAGTATCTATGAGCGCTGGTTTGGTTTTAATGGAAAAGTTCCCTACTCTAGAGAAAATATTAATAGTTATTTTCAGGGAATCATTGATACTTATGAATGGATTCCTTTAATTGATTATTAA
- the urtC gene encoding urea ABC transporter permease subunit UrtC, whose amino-acid sequence MLTVDVSPKNQEVKKHRRRLVIEGAIILGLAFILVVLMPFLLSEFRLKLLGRFLSLCLVALGIDLIWGYTGLLSLGHGIFFALGGYGLAMYLNLQLPEGQIPEFFTLYGVTQLPLFWQPFNSFFLTCLAIIIIPSLVAGLLGYLIFRNRIKGVYFSILTQAALLVFFNFFNGQQKLINGTNGLKTDTQTIFGALVGSSPVQLAFYEITIVLLILIYLLCRWLTSGRFGRLLKAIRDDEIRVRFSGYNPTGFKVLVFAISGAIAGISGALYTVQSGIIAPSPSLDVAFSIEMVIWVAVGGRGTLIGAILGTLLVNWGKTLLSEQFPEIWLFFQGALFLIVVTVLPEGILGGLKKMRSLLGWKKHLITYPAIEENPEIQQEKQNIID is encoded by the coding sequence ATGTTAACTGTAGATGTATCCCCAAAAAATCAGGAAGTTAAAAAGCATCGACGACGATTAGTTATAGAAGGAGCAATTATTTTAGGGCTTGCTTTTATTTTAGTAGTGTTGATGCCTTTCCTTCTTTCAGAATTTAGACTAAAATTATTAGGTAGATTTTTATCTTTATGTTTAGTCGCTTTAGGAATTGATTTAATTTGGGGCTATACTGGGCTATTAAGTTTAGGTCATGGGATATTTTTTGCCCTTGGAGGATATGGGTTAGCCATGTATCTAAATTTACAACTCCCCGAAGGACAAATTCCCGAATTTTTTACCCTTTATGGAGTCACCCAACTCCCTCTATTTTGGCAACCCTTTAACTCTTTTTTCTTGACTTGTCTGGCTATTATTATTATTCCCAGTTTAGTCGCCGGATTGTTGGGTTATTTAATTTTTCGTAACCGCATTAAAGGGGTCTATTTTTCCATTTTAACCCAAGCTGCCTTATTAGTCTTTTTTAACTTTTTTAATGGACAACAAAAGTTAATCAATGGAACGAATGGATTAAAAACCGATACTCAAACTATTTTTGGGGCATTAGTCGGTTCTTCTCCCGTTCAATTAGCTTTTTATGAAATTACTATTGTTTTGTTAATTTTAATTTATTTACTCTGTCGCTGGTTAACCAGTGGACGGTTTGGACGGTTATTAAAAGCCATCCGAGATGATGAAATTAGAGTGAGATTTTCAGGGTATAATCCGACTGGATTTAAAGTATTAGTGTTTGCCATTTCTGGAGCAATTGCCGGTATTTCCGGCGCATTATATACGGTACAAAGTGGAATTATTGCCCCTAGTCCTTCCTTAGATGTAGCTTTCTCCATAGAAATGGTAATCTGGGTAGCTGTAGGAGGGAGAGGAACATTAATAGGGGCAATTTTAGGCACATTATTAGTTAACTGGGGCAAAACCTTATTAAGTGAACAATTCCCCGAAATCTGGCTATTCTTCCAGGGAGCATTATTTTTAATCGTTGTCACCGTACTCCCCGAAGGAATCTTAGGAGGACTCAAAAAAATGCGCTCACTTTTAGGCTGGAAAAAACACTTAATCACCTATCCCGCCATCGAAGAAAACCCAGAAATTCAACAAGAAAAACAAAACATCATCGACTAA
- a CDS encoding LCP family protein, translating to MSKNKTYSKSQPVKQKQSSPKKPKIPKKMRGSWILIGLGLTGVALVSATAGALLAVSLSSTPLRQANLSPQEEAVFNQDETISYKNLHLPELSRPVNILILGTKVLTSEVEDPKQEDLGYHALVNSFHGLTDTMLLLRFEPNQEKLTLLSIPRDTQTLIEGHGLKKINEANYYGGPALTAETVSNLLNGVPIDRYVRVNVQGVEKLIDALGGVKVYVPKDMKYQDDSQHLYINLKKGEQRLNGEQAVQFLRFRYDEFGDIGRIQRQQILIRALIEQALKPQTLLRIPDILSVIQSNIDTNLTVEELVALAGFAGQTQRSKIQMLMLPGGFSGDGKHEISYWIPYNRQIQTMVAQHFDHGYTETQQIERDPTSLRIAIQDSTDDPEAVQAMVHYLQEKGYRRIYLGDSWAEPLKVTRIIAQKGDDSGAAEVRATLGVGEVLVESTGNLASDLTIQLGKDWQEKQQMNLELEEQQHF from the coding sequence GTGTCAAAAAACAAGACTTATTCAAAAAGTCAACCCGTAAAACAAAAACAATCTTCCCCAAAAAAGCCAAAAATACCGAAAAAAATGCGGGGTAGTTGGATATTAATCGGTTTAGGATTAACTGGAGTCGCTTTAGTTTCAGCAACAGCCGGTGCTTTGTTGGCGGTTTCCCTCTCTTCAACCCCCCTCAGACAAGCTAATTTATCTCCTCAAGAAGAAGCCGTTTTTAACCAAGATGAGACGATTTCTTACAAAAACTTACATTTACCTGAATTAAGTCGTCCAGTTAATATTTTAATTTTGGGCACAAAAGTCTTAACCTCTGAAGTTGAAGATCCCAAACAAGAAGATTTAGGCTATCATGCCCTAGTCAATTCCTTTCATGGATTGACCGATACAATGCTACTATTAAGGTTTGAACCGAATCAAGAAAAATTAACCCTTCTATCCATTCCGAGAGATACTCAAACCCTGATCGAAGGTCATGGATTAAAAAAAATCAACGAGGCTAATTATTATGGAGGCCCGGCCTTAACAGCAGAAACGGTCAGTAATTTACTCAATGGAGTTCCCATCGATCGCTACGTAAGAGTTAACGTTCAGGGAGTAGAAAAGCTGATTGATGCTTTAGGAGGGGTTAAGGTTTATGTTCCTAAAGATATGAAATATCAAGATGATAGTCAACATCTCTACATCAATCTTAAAAAAGGAGAACAACGGCTGAATGGGGAGCAAGCGGTACAGTTTTTACGGTTTCGCTATGATGAATTTGGAGATATTGGGCGAATTCAACGGCAACAAATATTAATTAGAGCCTTGATTGAACAGGCATTGAAACCTCAAACGTTACTGAGAATTCCGGATATACTTTCTGTTATTCAATCTAATATTGATACTAATTTAACCGTAGAAGAATTAGTCGCTTTAGCGGGGTTTGCAGGACAAACGCAACGCTCAAAAATACAAATGTTAATGTTACCCGGCGGATTTAGTGGGGATGGAAAACATGAAATCAGTTATTGGATTCCCTATAATCGTCAAATTCAGACGATGGTAGCGCAACATTTTGATCATGGGTATACTGAAACACAACAGATCGAGCGTGATCCGACTTCTCTAAGAATTGCGATTCAAGATAGCACAGATGATCCCGAAGCCGTTCAAGCTATGGTACATTATTTACAAGAAAAAGGGTATAGACGGATTTATCTGGGAGATTCTTGGGCAGAACCCCTAAAAGTCACTCGGATTATTGCCCAAAAGGGAGATGATAGCGGCGCTGCCGAAGTCAGGGCAACTTTAGGAGTAGGAGAGGTTTTAGTCGAAAGTACAGGCAATTTAGCGTCAGATTTGACAATTCAGCTTGGAAAAGACTGGCAAGAAAAGCAACAAATGAATCTGGAGTTGGAGGAACAACAACACTTTTAA
- the urtE gene encoding urea ABC transporter ATP-binding subunit UrtE, which translates to MLKVSDLNVYYGESHILRDVDLSVTQGEMVCLIGRNGVGKTTLLKSIMGLLKPKTGKINYTDKNITKLSTDQRAKLGIGYVPQGREIIPRLTVKENLLLGFEACPKLKKLNQDIPEEIFELFPVLKTMLSRMGGDLSGGQQQQLAIARALMGKPQLLLLDEPTEGIQPSIILEIEAAVRHIIKTTGISVLLVEQHLHFVRQADKYYAMQKGGIVASGYTRDLSQDIIQRFLAV; encoded by the coding sequence ATGTTAAAAGTTTCTGATTTAAATGTTTACTATGGAGAAAGTCATATTCTTCGAGATGTAGATTTAAGTGTGACTCAAGGGGAAATGGTTTGTTTAATTGGGCGCAATGGAGTAGGAAAAACGACTCTGTTAAAAAGCATTATGGGTCTTTTAAAACCTAAAACTGGAAAAATTAATTATACCGATAAAAATATTACTAAATTATCTACAGATCAACGGGCTAAATTAGGGATTGGGTATGTCCCTCAAGGACGAGAAATTATTCCTCGTTTAACTGTAAAAGAAAATTTATTATTAGGCTTCGAAGCTTGTCCAAAACTGAAAAAATTAAACCAAGACATTCCCGAAGAAATTTTTGAGCTTTTTCCTGTTTTAAAAACCATGTTATCTCGGATGGGAGGAGATTTAAGCGGAGGACAACAACAACAATTAGCCATTGCTCGCGCTTTGATGGGTAAGCCTCAGTTATTATTATTAGATGAACCGACGGAAGGCATACAACCTTCTATTATTTTGGAAATAGAGGCAGCAGTCCGTCATATTATTAAAACTACAGGAATTTCTGTTTTATTAGTTGAACAACATTTACATTTTGTTCGTCAGGCGGATAAATATTATGCGATGCAAAAGGGAGGAATTGTTGCTTCTGGTTACACTCGTGATTTGAGTCAAGATATTATTCAGCGTTTTTTGGCGGTTTAA
- the ndk gene encoding nucleoside-diphosphate kinase codes for MERTFIMVKPDGVQRALVGEVIRRFESKGFILVGLKMMQVSRELAEKHYEVHKERPFFGSLVEFIISAPVVAMVWEGDGVVSAARKIIGATNPLSAEPGTIRGDYGVNIGRNLIHGSDALETAAREISLWFSNDELANWEPTIKPWLYE; via the coding sequence TTGGAACGCACTTTTATCATGGTAAAACCCGATGGAGTACAACGGGCTTTAGTCGGTGAGGTTATTCGCCGCTTTGAAAGCAAAGGTTTTATCTTAGTTGGACTGAAAATGATGCAAGTATCCCGTGAACTTGCGGAGAAACACTATGAAGTTCATAAAGAAAGACCCTTTTTTGGGAGTTTAGTGGAATTTATTATCTCTGCCCCTGTAGTGGCTATGGTTTGGGAAGGGGATGGAGTCGTTAGTGCTGCTAGAAAAATTATCGGGGCGACTAACCCCCTCAGCGCGGAACCGGGTACAATTCGGGGAGATTATGGCGTTAATATCGGTCGAAATTTGATACATGGTTCTGATGCCCTAGAAACGGCAGCGCGAGAAATTAGCCTTTGGTTTTCTAATGATGAGTTAGCTAACTGGGAACCCACTATTAAACCTTGGCTTTACGAATAG
- a CDS encoding Dyp-type peroxidase, giving the protein MTNNPTSKQLNLADIQGLIVRGYNMNVVRYFVLCVNDATKAKEFIGDLVNGESLKITSAEQWNIKPSHCLNIGFTFEGLKALDLRDDVNEAFKHRNYEAFRKSAIAQAPGIGDTGENDPKNWKNGLDKQDKAHILLFLLAEDHDTLSQKSVELRDKFEKQEIQELGYFDGAKLLDQDGKPSDMIHFGYRDGIAQPRVEGFPAKDGIPDDGQPVIPAHEFVLIHTTKPPYAPYKVPQPLILGENGSFAAFRVLEQNVVAFEKFLQDHKKDIDPETLAAKMCGRWRNGVPLDLSPEKDQLEPPVTYAQFNSFDYQDDPDGLKCPIGSHIRRNNPRNTLKVEADINLRRLIRRGIPYGPPYNPQSSDPQSADEERGLLGLFICASLGQQFEFVMKEWVNSGSFAGLGDNVKDPLLGANNPQDSKFDIPLSPPSADKSLQIKGFERFIITRGGAYCFLPSITALKYMTEIPPS; this is encoded by the coding sequence ATGACAAACAACCCGACTTCAAAACAGCTTAACTTAGCTGATATCCAAGGTTTAATTGTGCGTGGCTATAACATGAATGTTGTGCGATATTTTGTTCTCTGTGTTAATGATGCAACCAAAGCAAAAGAATTTATAGGTGATTTAGTCAATGGTGAATCACTTAAAATAACCAGTGCAGAGCAATGGAATATAAAACCAAGTCATTGTTTAAATATTGGATTTACTTTTGAAGGGTTAAAAGCCCTCGATTTACGAGACGATGTTAATGAAGCATTTAAACATAGAAATTATGAGGCATTTAGAAAAAGTGCTATTGCTCAAGCTCCTGGCATAGGTGATACTGGAGAGAATGATCCTAAGAATTGGAAAAACGGGTTAGATAAACAAGATAAAGCTCATATTTTGCTTTTTCTCTTGGCGGAAGATCACGATACACTTTCTCAGAAATCTGTCGAATTACGAGATAAGTTTGAGAAACAAGAAATCCAAGAATTGGGTTATTTTGACGGCGCAAAACTTCTCGATCAGGATGGTAAACCCAGTGATATGATTCATTTTGGCTATCGGGATGGAATTGCACAGCCGAGAGTAGAGGGTTTTCCGGCGAAGGATGGCATTCCCGACGATGGACAGCCTGTTATTCCTGCTCATGAGTTCGTTTTGATTCATACAACAAAGCCACCATACGCACCATACAAGGTTCCACAACCACTTATATTGGGGGAAAATGGCAGTTTTGCGGCTTTTAGAGTGCTAGAACAAAATGTAGTTGCCTTTGAAAAGTTCCTTCAAGACCACAAAAAGGACATTGATCCAGAAACTCTAGCTGCTAAAATGTGTGGTCGCTGGCGTAATGGTGTACCTTTAGACCTTTCTCCAGAAAAGGATCAACTTGAGCCACCCGTTACTTACGCACAATTTAATAGTTTTGATTATCAAGACGATCCAGATGGATTGAAATGTCCCATTGGTTCACATATACGCCGCAATAATCCTCGTAATACCCTAAAAGTAGAGGCAGACATTAACTTACGTCGGCTTATACGTCGGGGAATACCATATGGCCCCCCTTATAATCCTCAATCTAGTGATCCTCAATCTGCTGATGAAGAAAGAGGACTGCTTGGTTTGTTCATCTGTGCTAGTCTAGGACAACAATTTGAATTTGTCATGAAAGAGTGGGTTAATAGTGGCTCTTTTGCTGGCTTAGGCGATAATGTTAAAGATCCTTTGCTCGGTGCTAATAACCCTCAAGACAGCAAATTTGATATTCCCTTATCGCCTCCGTCTGCTGATAAATCATTACAAATCAAGGGATTTGAGCGATTTATTATCACTAGAGGAGGTGCTTACTGCTTTCTCCCTAGTATTACCGCTCTAAAATACATGACTGAAATACCACCCTCTTAA